One Gloeothece verrucosa PCC 7822 DNA window includes the following coding sequences:
- a CDS encoding MBL fold metallo-hydrolase: MKLLFLGSGSAFTVGSNNFQSNMLLITEEDKKLLIDCGSDIRFSLHEVGLSYANITDIYISHLHSDHVGGLEYIGLASKFDPRCQKPNLYLSKDIASEIWDRTLAGGMRFVEGDLKTLNSFFEIYPIKPNGYFIWENLQFNLVKVLHVNSNYCLMPTYGLFFEVNQTRIFITSDTQFCLDILKPYYQEADLIFQDCETSKFPTPVHAHYEELVTLPKDIKQKMWLYGYQPGQLPAAETDGFCGFVKRGQIFEL; the protein is encoded by the coding sequence ATGAAGCTACTTTTTTTAGGGTCCGGTTCAGCTTTTACTGTGGGAAGTAATAATTTTCAATCTAATATGCTTTTGATCACAGAAGAAGATAAAAAACTGCTGATTGATTGCGGCTCAGATATTCGATTCTCTCTTCATGAAGTAGGCTTGTCCTATGCCAATATAACAGATATATATATTAGCCATTTACATTCCGATCATGTGGGCGGATTGGAATATATTGGTTTAGCGAGTAAGTTTGACCCCAGATGTCAAAAACCAAATCTTTATTTGAGTAAAGATATCGCTAGTGAAATTTGGGATAGAACCTTAGCCGGAGGAATGCGCTTTGTGGAAGGAGACCTTAAAACCCTGAACAGTTTTTTTGAAATCTATCCCATTAAACCCAACGGCTATTTTATTTGGGAAAATCTTCAATTTAATTTAGTTAAAGTTCTTCATGTTAATAGCAACTATTGTCTGATGCCAACTTACGGCTTATTTTTTGAAGTCAATCAAACTCGGATTTTTATTACCTCAGATACTCAATTTTGTTTAGATATTCTAAAGCCTTATTATCAAGAAGCCGACCTAATTTTTCAGGATTGTGAAACCTCAAAATTTCCCACTCCTGTCCATGCTCATTATGAAGAATTAGTGACTTTACCAAAAGATATCAAACAAAAAATGTGGCTTTATGGCTATCAACCCGGGCAATTACCGGCTGCTGAAACAGATGGTTTTTGTGGGTTTGTTAAAAGAGGGCAAATTTTTGAGCTATAA
- a CDS encoding DUF427 domain-containing protein yields MPKAIWNGAVLAESDNCEVVEGNYYFPHDSINKAYFKNSDTHTTCPWKGLASYYTIVVDGQENKDAAWYYPETKEKANHIKNYVAFWKGVKVQA; encoded by the coding sequence ATTTGGAATGGTGCAGTTTTAGCAGAAAGCGATAATTGTGAAGTGGTAGAAGGTAACTATTACTTTCCTCACGATTCCATTAATAAAGCCTATTTTAAGAACAGTGATACTCATACCACTTGTCCTTGGAAAGGCTTAGCCAGTTACTACACTATCGTAGTCGATGGACAAGAAAATAAAGATGCCGCTTGGTATTACCCCGAAACAAAAGAAAAAGCTAATCATATTAAAAATTACGTAGCTTTCTGGAAAGGGGTAAAAGTACAAGCCTAA
- a CDS encoding CHASE2 domain-containing protein, translating to MWNRLKQFLWQNRGVLVATPSVTLLVIIIRAAGLLQSWEWEAYDLFMRLRPQQPQDQRVVIVGIDENDLHDRNESIMTDSSLAYLLEKLKTHKPRAIGLDIYRDLSVPPGYEALAKVFETTPHLIGIQKIVGQMGRETVAPPPILKAKDQVGANDLIFDPDNTVRRGLVQLSANNETIYSFSFRLAYLYLEKEKDVSLTVIKDPDIWKLGKTVFRPLEANDGGYVRTDAGGYQILINYRGGDRHFETVSMTDILEDRVPPDWGRDRVILVGKVGESFKDLFFTPYSNGVFKLPKPVSGVEIHANLTSEIISAALDGRPLIKTWPEPVEWLWILFWSGVGSVLCWQLRYTDGIKSFSWQKWGSFTLAGGILFCGSFAAFVQGWWIPLIPPMLSLSGSAVAITAYIARTALEVRKTFGRYLTDEVVAMLLEHPEASKLGGERRTLTILTSDLRGFTATSERISPEEVIKIINLYLGHMADVITKYQGTIDEFMGDGILVLFGAPTVKGDDARRAIACAIDMQLAMKTVNEQMKAWELPPLEMGIGIHTGEVVVGNIGSEKRTKYGVIGSQVNLTYRIESYTTGGQILISQQALDAAGQEILIIESEKEVRPKGVKEAITIYGVIGIAGEFNLILPKEEDIFCPLPEKIPIQYQILSGKHVGDFLINGKIVFLSAKRALIKIDNNSQEIPEGLTNIKLNLLFEQQFSELREDVYAKVLDQAAEPGSFYIQFTAKPPAIAAKLESIYQSILTTSTSAITH from the coding sequence ATGTGGAATCGGTTAAAACAGTTTCTTTGGCAAAACCGGGGGGTATTGGTGGCTACCCCAAGCGTAACTTTATTAGTGATCATTATTCGCGCGGCAGGACTGTTACAATCTTGGGAATGGGAAGCTTACGATTTATTTATGCGTTTGCGACCTCAACAACCCCAAGACCAACGAGTCGTCATCGTCGGAATTGATGAAAACGATCTTCATGACCGTAATGAGTCAATCATGACCGATAGTAGTTTGGCTTATCTGTTAGAAAAGCTAAAAACCCACAAACCTAGGGCCATAGGATTAGATATTTATCGAGATTTGAGTGTGCCTCCAGGATATGAAGCCTTAGCTAAAGTATTTGAAACTACCCCTCATCTCATTGGCATTCAAAAAATCGTCGGTCAAATGGGACGCGAAACAGTAGCCCCTCCCCCCATCCTGAAAGCCAAAGACCAAGTCGGTGCCAATGACCTCATTTTTGACCCAGATAATACCGTCCGTCGCGGTTTGGTTCAGCTATCGGCCAATAATGAAACGATCTACAGTTTTAGTTTTCGTTTAGCCTACTTATATCTGGAAAAGGAAAAAGACGTTTCTTTAACCGTGATTAAAGACCCTGATATCTGGAAATTAGGGAAAACGGTTTTTAGACCCTTAGAAGCTAATGATGGGGGTTATGTCCGCACCGATGCCGGCGGCTATCAAATTTTAATTAATTATCGAGGCGGTGATCGGCATTTTGAAACCGTCTCTATGACAGATATTCTCGAAGATCGAGTCCCTCCTGACTGGGGACGTGATCGCGTCATTCTCGTCGGTAAGGTGGGAGAAAGTTTTAAAGACCTTTTCTTTACCCCTTATAGTAATGGAGTATTTAAACTGCCTAAACCGGTTTCAGGAGTCGAAATTCACGCTAATCTTACCAGCGAGATTATTAGTGCGGCTTTAGACGGTCGTCCTCTGATTAAAACTTGGCCCGAACCTGTAGAATGGCTGTGGATTTTATTTTGGTCTGGGGTCGGTTCTGTATTATGTTGGCAACTGCGCTACACAGATGGGATCAAAAGCTTTTCCTGGCAAAAATGGGGCAGTTTTACCCTTGCCGGTGGGATTTTATTCTGTGGTAGTTTCGCCGCCTTTGTACAAGGGTGGTGGATACCCCTGATTCCTCCTATGCTAAGTTTAAGCGGCTCAGCCGTCGCCATTACCGCATATATCGCACGCACCGCCTTAGAAGTTCGCAAAACCTTTGGACGTTACCTGACTGATGAAGTGGTGGCGATGCTTCTCGAACATCCTGAAGCCTCAAAACTCGGAGGAGAAAGAAGAACACTGACGATTTTGACCTCAGATTTAAGAGGTTTTACCGCTACTTCCGAACGCATTAGTCCTGAAGAAGTGATTAAAATCATTAATCTTTATTTGGGACACATGGCTGATGTGATTACTAAATATCAGGGTACGATCGATGAATTTATGGGCGATGGAATTTTAGTGTTGTTTGGCGCACCCACCGTTAAGGGAGATGATGCTAGACGAGCGATCGCCTGTGCCATTGATATGCAGTTAGCCATGAAAACCGTTAACGAACAGATGAAGGCCTGGGAACTTCCTCCCTTAGAAATGGGTATTGGTATTCACACCGGCGAGGTGGTTGTCGGCAATATTGGCTCAGAAAAGCGCACTAAATACGGTGTCATCGGTTCTCAAGTTAACCTTACCTATCGCATTGAATCCTATACCACCGGCGGACAAATTTTGATTTCTCAGCAGGCCTTAGACGCGGCTGGACAGGAAATACTCATCATTGAATCTGAAAAAGAAGTACGACCCAAAGGGGTTAAAGAAGCTATTACCATTTACGGTGTTATTGGTATTGCCGGAGAATTCAATTTAATCTTACCCAAGGAAGAAGACATCTTTTGTCCTCTTCCCGAAAAGATCCCCATTCAATACCAAATTCTCTCAGGAAAACACGTTGGAGATTTTTTGATTAACGGAAAAATTGTTTTTTTATCGGCTAAGAGAGCTTTAATCAAAATTGATAATAATTCTCAAGAAATTCCCGAGGGACTGACAAATATTAAACTAAATTTACTGTTTGAGCAGCAATTTTCTGAATTAAGAGAAGATGTTTATGCTAAAGTTTTAGACCAAGCCGCAGAGCCAGGAAGCTTCTATATTCAGTTTACGGCAAAACCCCCAGCCATCGCCGCCAAGTTAGAATCTATATATCAGTCAATTTTGACTACATCAACCTCAGCAATAACTCATTAA
- a CDS encoding DUF928 domain-containing protein translates to MNQDKYLISLGLIAITLSPSLMGFSSLPNNLSRPSNDRQISLNFPPTGDRKAPKTTAGGGTRSDDIACISAKEGDIPLVALMPNRENIGKTATPTPTFYWYVPKTQAKSGEFVMTDQQGNEVYYTNFALPNQPGIIKLTVPQKANLQPDQTYSWSFMVVCDPQYRNRDKFVEGKIQYIAEDNNLQNQLKQLPDLEKAELLAQKSIWFDTLDVMAKIHAEKTTEWQQLLQSVGLEDLANQPFIPCCQAQP, encoded by the coding sequence ATGAACCAAGACAAGTATTTAATATCTTTAGGATTAATTGCTATCACCCTCTCTCCTAGCTTGATGGGATTTTCTAGCTTACCCAACAACCTTTCTAGACCTTCTAATGACAGACAAATTAGTCTTAACTTTCCTCCCACAGGAGATAGAAAAGCTCCCAAAACCACCGCAGGGGGAGGAACACGTAGCGATGATATTGCCTGTATCAGTGCTAAAGAAGGAGATATTCCCCTAGTTGCCTTGATGCCTAACCGAGAAAATATAGGGAAAACGGCAACCCCTACACCAACTTTTTATTGGTATGTTCCCAAAACCCAAGCCAAAAGCGGCGAATTTGTCATGACTGATCAGCAAGGGAATGAAGTTTACTATACTAACTTTGCTCTCCCCAATCAACCGGGAATTATAAAATTAACAGTTCCTCAAAAAGCCAATCTTCAACCCGATCAAACTTATTCTTGGTCTTTTATGGTGGTTTGCGATCCCCAATACCGCAATCGAGATAAGTTTGTAGAAGGGAAAATACAATATATTGCTGAGGATAATAACTTACAAAATCAATTAAAACAGCTACCAGACCTAGAAAAAGCAGAATTATTGGCTCAAAAAAGTATTTGGTTTGATACGCTAGATGTCATGGCTAAAATTCATGCCGAAAAAACAACAGAATGGCAACAGCTTTTACAATCTGTCGGATTAGAAGACCTAGCCAATCAGCCTTTTATTCCCTGCTGTCAGGCCCAACCTTAA
- a CDS encoding site-2 protease family protein — protein sequence MRAANWRIGSLFGIPIYIDSSWFLILLLITIINAGDVNAMELSQVSPALGWLTGLMMALLLFASVLLHELGHSLVARSQGISVKSITLFLFGGIASIERESYTPTEAFWVAIAGPMVSLVLFALFFGLTKVWESSPILELITSDLARINLVLVIFNLIPGLPLDGGQVLKAIVWKMTGDRFTGVRWASASGKLIGGLGIVFGLFLVLASGELGAIWLSLIGWFVLKNAKAYDDLTLLQQSLLELVAADVMTREFRVVNANLTLREFIEEYVVSQLGLGTSNTYTYTYYAASEGRYRGLLRVSQLQLIERSQWSNQRLIDIVHPLTEIPSVQEKTPLVQVVKELEKIREPAITVLSPAGAVAGVIDRADVVKAIALKNHLSISETEIKRIKTERTYPAYLQLGAIANTILQQDLPKQP from the coding sequence ATGCGGGCAGCAAATTGGCGAATTGGCTCATTATTTGGAATCCCTATCTATATTGATTCCTCATGGTTTCTTATTCTTCTGTTGATCACCATCATTAATGCGGGTGATGTCAATGCGATGGAATTATCCCAGGTATCTCCCGCCCTTGGCTGGCTGACCGGGTTAATGATGGCTTTGTTGTTATTTGCTTCTGTACTCCTTCATGAACTTGGCCATAGCTTAGTTGCCCGCTCTCAAGGGATTAGCGTTAAATCCATTACTTTATTTTTATTTGGGGGTATTGCCTCTATTGAACGGGAATCTTATACTCCCACAGAAGCTTTTTGGGTTGCCATTGCCGGCCCAATGGTGAGTTTAGTCTTATTTGCACTGTTTTTTGGCTTGACGAAGGTTTGGGAGTCATCGCCCATACTCGAGTTAATCACTTCAGATCTTGCCAGAATTAACTTAGTGTTAGTTATTTTTAACTTGATCCCCGGTTTACCTCTCGATGGAGGTCAGGTGTTAAAGGCCATTGTCTGGAAAATGACGGGTGATCGCTTTACGGGTGTTCGTTGGGCTTCAGCCAGTGGTAAATTAATCGGCGGGTTGGGCATCGTTTTTGGCTTGTTTCTCGTTTTAGCAAGCGGAGAACTTGGGGCCATTTGGTTATCGTTAATTGGTTGGTTTGTCCTGAAAAATGCTAAGGCTTATGACGATTTGACCCTCCTGCAACAAAGTTTATTAGAATTAGTCGCCGCCGATGTCATGACCCGAGAATTTCGCGTCGTTAATGCTAATTTAACCCTACGAGAATTTATAGAAGAGTATGTGGTTTCTCAACTGGGTTTGGGCACATCGAATACTTATACTTATACTTATTATGCCGCCTCTGAAGGACGTTATCGAGGTTTATTGAGAGTTTCACAACTACAATTAATTGAGCGCAGTCAATGGTCTAATCAGCGATTAATTGATATTGTTCATCCCTTAACGGAAATTCCTTCTGTACAAGAAAAAACGCCTTTAGTTCAAGTGGTTAAGGAACTCGAAAAAATTAGAGAGCCGGCCATTACGGTATTATCTCCGGCCGGTGCAGTCGCCGGAGTCATTGATCGCGCCGATGTGGTCAAAGCGATCGCCCTCAAAAATCACTTATCGATTTCTGAAACCGAAATCAAGCGCATTAAGACAGAAAGAACTTATCCGGCTTATTTACAATTAGGAGCGATCGCTAACACGATTCTTCAGCAAGACCTTCCCAAGCAACCCTAG
- a CDS encoding mechanosensitive ion channel family protein produces the protein MNLKRLKIQFASVIIAGVILVTGFFLVAPVFSQIPIPLNNITKPTPNNQKPDAEKTIISQCVELQGRCLFKIAGEKADLSSRVEEIEQRLQDLNQTYAHDEKAQLKINQEQVGNLRDIYASIGYKEFRLMTVTNLDANLEKVDIAKRADQIVEQLKQGLERAKLEQQASFIYRQAIIALGIGAAMIISSFMLARWKQKLKRSLAKVEPSKSLQSGAVKTELDRRQKWHIKEVQYRLVQLTSGAIWSGGILLILGLFPQTRATQGLLIAGLKIPIRVTIIALITYLAIRLSYALIARFTKVITNHSLIYPENRRLELRVKTISSITKSVITIICIGIGILITLSAVGLDIGPVLAGAGIIGLAVSFASQNLIKDALNGFLIIFEDQYAVGDVIAVGNFSGLVENINLRITQLRDSEGRLITIPNSEIKAVANLSSQWSRADLAIPVAYKADLNKALDLISKTAQQMNQEPSWKKYILEPPEVLGVDNFDDRGVIIRVWIKTQPLKQWEVSREFRRRLKTTFDQAGIPIPPPQQELWFDSSVWANIEESANKV, from the coding sequence GTGAATTTAAAAAGATTGAAGATTCAGTTTGCCTCTGTAATAATCGCAGGGGTGATATTAGTAACTGGCTTCTTCTTAGTCGCTCCAGTATTTTCGCAGATTCCCATTCCCTTGAATAATATCACTAAACCCACACCCAACAATCAAAAACCCGATGCCGAAAAAACAATTATCTCTCAATGTGTGGAATTACAAGGGCGCTGTCTATTTAAAATCGCCGGAGAAAAAGCAGACTTATCTTCCAGAGTCGAAGAAATTGAACAGCGCTTACAAGACCTAAATCAAACCTATGCCCATGACGAAAAAGCTCAATTAAAAATTAATCAAGAACAAGTCGGAAACTTAAGAGATATTTACGCTTCTATTGGTTACAAAGAGTTTCGCTTGATGACTGTTACCAATTTAGATGCCAATTTAGAAAAAGTTGATATTGCCAAAAGAGCAGACCAAATTGTCGAACAATTAAAACAAGGATTAGAACGAGCGAAACTCGAGCAACAGGCTTCCTTTATATATCGTCAAGCGATAATTGCCTTGGGGATAGGTGCAGCCATGATAATTTCTAGTTTCATGCTTGCTCGTTGGAAACAAAAATTAAAACGCTCTCTTGCCAAGGTTGAACCTTCTAAATCCTTACAGTCTGGGGCGGTAAAAACTGAACTAGACCGGCGGCAAAAATGGCATATAAAAGAAGTTCAGTATCGTTTAGTACAACTAACGAGCGGCGCAATTTGGAGCGGAGGGATTTTATTGATTTTGGGCTTATTTCCCCAGACTCGAGCCACACAAGGATTACTCATTGCCGGTTTAAAAATTCCCATTAGAGTGACCATCATTGCTTTAATAACCTATTTAGCTATCCGCTTAAGTTATGCTTTGATTGCGCGTTTTACCAAGGTCATTACTAATCACTCTCTCATCTATCCAGAAAACCGCCGCTTAGAATTGCGAGTAAAGACAATTTCTAGTATTACTAAAAGCGTTATTACAATTATCTGCATCGGCATAGGAATATTAATAACCCTTTCAGCAGTAGGATTAGATATAGGCCCCGTTTTAGCCGGAGCAGGAATTATCGGATTAGCTGTCTCTTTTGCCTCCCAAAACTTAATTAAAGATGCTCTCAATGGCTTTTTAATTATTTTTGAAGACCAGTATGCCGTTGGCGATGTGATCGCCGTAGGAAATTTTAGCGGCTTAGTAGAAAACATCAACCTCCGCATTACTCAGTTACGAGATTCTGAAGGACGCTTAATTACCATTCCCAACAGTGAAATTAAAGCAGTAGCTAACCTGTCTAGTCAATGGTCCCGTGCGGATTTGGCTATTCCTGTGGCCTATAAAGCTGACCTGAATAAAGCTTTAGATTTGATTAGTAAAACCGCTCAACAGATGAATCAGGAACCCTCATGGAAGAAGTATATTTTAGAACCGCCTGAAGTGTTAGGCGTGGATAATTTTGATGATCGCGGTGTCATTATTCGCGTGTGGATTAAAACCCAACCCCTCAAACAGTGGGAGGTATCGCGAGAATTTCGCCGCCGCTTGAAAACCACCTTTGATCAGGCCGGCATTCCCATTCCGCCGCCTCAGCAAGAACTGTGGTTTGATAGTTCTGTTTGGGCAAATATTGAAGAAAGCGCGAATAAGGTCTAG